In Erigeron canadensis isolate Cc75 chromosome 1, C_canadensis_v1, whole genome shotgun sequence, a single window of DNA contains:
- the LOC122592402 gene encoding probable aspartyl protease At4g16563, whose amino-acid sequence MSHIIFNLFVFLFFSSIAYHSHARNHPKTSSLVLGLTNTRTTIKLPKESSSTLNLKLSTQSLQTLDIMEPLREVRDGYVMSLTLGSPPQVIQVYMDTGSDLTWVPCGNLSFNCIDCEDYTNHSSVSKYSPLYSSSGVRDTCSSQFCIDVHSSDNPYDPCNIAGCSLSTLIKGTCSRPCPSFVYTYGEGVVTGTLTRDTLRVHGSTNHDDTRDVTNFGFGCITSSYREPIGITGFGKGPLSLPSQLGFLQKGFSHCFLAFKYANNPNISSPLVIGDLGISSKENMQFTPMLKNPMYRNYYYIGLEGITLGIGSGSLIQVPTNLKDFDSFGNGGMLIDSGTTYTHLPQPFYSQLISELQSIIDHPRATEVEERTGFDLCYRVPCLNKDGMTMMDVDDHLLPSITFHFMNNVSLVLPQGNNFYAMGAPRNSTVVKCLLYQSMDDGDYGPAGVFGSFQQQNMEVVYDMENERIGFQTMDCASSSAFQQLHKP is encoded by the coding sequence ATGTCTCATATCATTTTCAACTTGTTTGTGTTCCTCTTCTTTTCCTCCATTGCCTACCATTCACATGCACGAAACCACCCTAAGACCTCATCTCTAGTCCTAGGTTTAACTAATACGAGGACGACCATTAAACTCCCCAAAGAATCCTCATCAACCTTGAACCTTAAGCTATCAACCCAATCATTACAAACATTGGACATAATGGAGCCCTTGAGAGAAGTTAGAGATGGTTATGTTATGTCTCTAACACTAGGGTCACCTCCACAAGTTATACAAGTGTATATGGATACTGGTAGCGATCTCACTTGGGTGCCTTGTGGGAACCTCTCTTTCAATTGCATCGATTGTGAAGACTATACAAATCATTCGTCTGTGTCCAAGTACTCCCCATTGTATTCATCATCTGGTGTTAGGGACACTTGTTCTAGCCAGTTTTGCATTGATGTACATAGCTCTGATAATCCTTATGACCCTTGTAATATTGCTGGTTGCTCATTAAGTACACTAATTAAGGGCACTTGCTCAAGGCCATGTCCTTCATTTGTTTATACATACGGGGAAGGTGTTGTCACGGGAACTCTAACTAGGGATACCCTAAGAGTCCATGGGAGTACGAACCATGACGATACTAGAGATGTAACCAACTTCGGCTTTGGTTGTATTACATCGTCTTATAGAGAACCCATAGGAATTACAGGATTCGGGAAAGGTCCCCTTTCCTTACCTTCTCAATTAGGGTTTCTTCAAAAGGGTTTTTCTCATTGTTTCTTGGCTTTTAAGTATGCCAATAACCCAAACATTTCAAGCCCTTTAGTTATTGGAGATCTTGGAATCTCTTCAAAAGAAAATATGCAATTTACTCCAATGTTAAAGAACCCAATGTACCGGAACTACTACTATATTGGACTAGAGGGCATAACTCTAGGTATTGGTTCAGGTTCCTTAATTCAAGTTCCTACAAATTTGAAAGACTTTGATTCATTTGGCAATGGTGGTATGTTGATAGATTCAGGGACTACATACACTCATTTACCACAACCGTTCTATTCCCAACTTATTTCCGAGCTCCAATCTATCATAGATCACCCACGAGCTACTGAAGTGGAGGAGCGGACGGGTTTTGACCTATGCTATAGGGTTCCATGTTTAAACAAAGATGGCATGACAATGATGGATGTGGATGACcaccttcttccttccatcacATTTCACTTCATGAACAATGTGAGCTTGGTCTTGCCTCAAGGGAACAACTTCTACGCAATGGGTGCACCACGTAACTCGACGGTGGTCAAGTGTTTGTTATATCAAAGCATGGATGATGGTGATTATGGACCAGCTGGTGTTTTTGGTAGctttcaacaacaaaatatggAAGTTGTGTATGATATGGAGAATGAGAGAATAGGGTTCCAAACAATGGATTGTGCCTCTTCTTCAGCTTTCCAACAACTTCACAAACCTTGA